ATCGTATCGTTTGGCGGAGAAATCGTGGCCGAAGACGTCATTTTGCTGCAGCAAGAGGAAGAAGCGAGAACGATTAAACTTCACGATTTTAACGACCACGGGCTCGGACGCTGGTGGACACCGGAAAAACCGAACTTGTACGATATCGAATTTATTGTGACCGTTGACGGCCGGGAGGTGGATCGCGTTCGAAGTTATTTTGGAATGAGAAAAATATCGGTGGTGGACGGGCAGCTTCTTTTGAACAACAGACCCTATTATATGAAGCTCGTTCTCGATCAAGGATATTTTCCGGACGGTCTTTTGACGCCCCCTTCCGACGACGCCATCCGACAAGATGTGGAATTGACCAAGGCGATGGGTTTCAACGGAGCACGCAAGCATCAAAAAGTCGAAGATCCGCGTTATTTGTATTGGTGCGATAAGCTCGGATTGCTCGTGTGGGGCGAAATGGCCAACGCCTATGCCTACTCGGAGCGTTATGTCGAAAGGGTTACGAAAGAGTGGATCGAAGCAATCGACCGGGATTACAACCATCCCTGCATTGTGGCTTGGGTGCCGATCAACGAAAGCTGGGGAGTTCCTAACATCCTGGTCGATTCGCTTCAGCAATTTCATGCCCTGTCGATGTATTATTTGACCAAATCGCTCGATGCGACACGTCCGGTCATATCCAACGACGGCTGGGAGCATGTAAAATCGGACTTGTGCACGATCCACGATTACGAGAGCAAAGAAGAGGTGCTTGCAGAGCGGTACAGCTCCGCGGTGAAGGCAGTCGGCGCGAAGCCGGGCCGCCGCTGGATTTATGTTCCGGGCTATAAATACGAGAACGAACCGATCATCGTCTCCGAGTTCGGCGGAATCTCCTTCCGCAAGAGCGACTGGGAAGGCTGGGGTTACTCCTCGGCCGCCAGCGACGAGGATTTTGTCAACCGCCTGACGGCCGTCGTGCATCCTCTTCTGCAATCCCCGGTTGTGCAGGGCTTCTGCTATACCCAGCTGACGGACGTGGAGCAGGAGATCAACGGGCTGCTTACCTACGACCGCAAGCCGAAGATTCCTTTGGAGTGGATTCGCCAAATCAACGAAGGCCAAAAGCCGAGCATCGAAGCGGAGTAATAAACCAGCCCATCAACTCGCAGCTAAGCAAGATTTGGCCCGCAAAGCGAAGAAGTCCTTGGCAGTCAAGGACTTCTTCGCTGCATTTTAATAGGCTAATATATCGTTGATCTTCTTCTCCAGCGCCGCGAGTCCTTCTTGCGGATCGAGCCCCTTAAGTACGATGCTTTGGAGATCCTCGGAAAGCGTTGTATAGATCGCCGTATATTTGTCGCTTTGCGGCGCAAATTTCACATGATGCCGCGCTTCGATGAACAGCTTGCGGTACGGCATCTGCCGGTACGCCTCGCTTTGCACGACCGCCCGATTCGCCGGCACATGTCCGGCCTCCCCCCAGGTGGTCCCGCCGACTTCGGAAAAATATTTCATAAACGTCATTGCCGCAAGCCGCTTTTCCTTTTTCACATAAGCGGGGACCACCAGCGTGTGGGAGCTGCCCCAATGCATAGGGCTGCCGAATATGGGCGGAAGGGGCAT
The window above is part of the Paenibacillus hamazuiensis genome. Proteins encoded here:
- a CDS encoding glycoside hydrolase family 2 protein, producing the protein MLRPEYPRPQFIRNDWLNLNGEWQFDYDDQDEGIRQTWYEGRTMGRRIQVPFCYQSKLSGIGETEFHDIVWYRKDVTLPPEFAGKRVLLHFGAVDYDARVWVNGKLVAAHEGGHTPFSADITGALQDGSNSIVVRAQDYSKDVTLPRGKQYWEEKSRGIFYTRTTGIWQTVWLEPVHDIYLAKTKLTPDIDRNEIHVRAFFNGPLKQSGAMLKTIVSFGGEIVAEDVILLQQEEEARTIKLHDFNDHGLGRWWTPEKPNLYDIEFIVTVDGREVDRVRSYFGMRKISVVDGQLLLNNRPYYMKLVLDQGYFPDGLLTPPSDDAIRQDVELTKAMGFNGARKHQKVEDPRYLYWCDKLGLLVWGEMANAYAYSERYVERVTKEWIEAIDRDYNHPCIVAWVPINESWGVPNILVDSLQQFHALSMYYLTKSLDATRPVISNDGWEHVKSDLCTIHDYESKEEVLAERYSSAVKAVGAKPGRRWIYVPGYKYENEPIIVSEFGGISFRKSDWEGWGYSSAASDEDFVNRLTAVVHPLLQSPVVQGFCYTQLTDVEQEINGLLTYDRKPKIPLEWIRQINEGQKPSIEAE